The following coding sequences lie in one Xiphias gladius isolate SHS-SW01 ecotype Sanya breed wild chromosome 24, ASM1685928v1, whole genome shotgun sequence genomic window:
- the dync1li1 gene encoding cytoplasmic dynein 1 light intermediate chain 1 isoform X1, giving the protein MATSGRSALLSSTSTGPKSTLENSNPEEDDGQNLWSTILSEVSTHSRSKLPSGKNVLVMGEVGSGKTTLVAKLQGVEEYMKGRGLEYLYFSVHDDDIDDHTRCNAWVLDGDLYHKGLQGVAVPLDSISNTLLLITADMSRPWNALDSLQKWAAVAREHIDKLRVAPEMLRELEHILVKQFQEYTEPGSGEDGTPQRRSEDEESVLLPLGDNTLTHNLGIPVVVVCTKCDAISTLEKEHDYRDEHLDFIQSHIRRFCLQYGASLVYTSVKEMKNLDILYKYLVHRLYGFPFHCPAQVVERDAVFIPSGWDNEKKIAILHENFQTVKTDDSFEDVIVKPPVRKIVHEKEIQAEDDQVFLLKLQSLLAKQPAVTAGRPVDTTSRAPTGSPRTSNRSAAVNVANTMPQSGQTSEGVLANFFNSLLTKKAGTGGPGTPGGGNSTPGTVRKSDMNITHGSKLGLSDVQAELDRISSRETDSDLPNANETPATDGQDT; this is encoded by the exons ATGGCGACGTCAGGGAGGAGTGCATTATTATCCTCCACCTCAACTGGACCTAAGAGCACGCTGGAGAACTCCAACCCAGAGGAGGACGATGGACAGAATTTATG GTCCACCATCCTGAGCGAAGTGTCAACCCATTCAAGATCAAAGCTACCGTCTGGGAAAAATGTCCTGGTCATGG GTGAGGTGGGCTCGGGGAAGACCACCTTGGTTGCAAAATTACAGGGGGTCGAAGAGTACATGAAAGGGCGTGGCCTGGAATATCTCTACTTCAGTGTCCATGATGACGACATTGATG accACACTAGGTGCAATGCCTGGGTGTTAGACGGAGACCTTTACCACAAAGGTCTGCAGGGAGTAGCTGTACCACTGGACTCGATCAGTAACACATTGCTGCTGATAACAGCTGACATGTCGCGGCCATGGAACGCCCTGGACTCTCTCCAGAAGTGGGCTGCCGTCGCTAGGGAACACATCGACAAACTCCGAGTTGCCCCAGAAATGCTGCGGGAGCTGGAGCACATAC ttgtaaAACAGTTCCAGGAGTACACAGAGCCAGGCAGTGGGGAGGATGGCACCCCGCAGAGGAGGAGTGAAGATGAGGAGAGCGTGCTGCTGCCGTTAGGAgacaacacactcacacacaacctGGGCATACCAGTGGTCGTGGTCTGCACCAAG TGTGACGCCATCAGCACATTGGAGAAGGAGCACGACTACAGAGACGAACACTTGGACTTCATCCAGTCCCACATCAGGCGTTTCTGTCTGCAGT ACGGCGCGTCTCTGGTTTACACGTCAGTGAAGGAGATGAAGAACTTGGACATCCTCTACAAATATCTGGTCCACAGACTCTACGGCTTTCCCTTCCACTGCCCCGCACAAGTAGTGGAAAGAGACGCTGTCTTCAT TCCATCAGGTTGGGACAATGAGAAAAAGATTGCCATACTTCACGAGAATTTCCAGACAGTAAAAACAGACGACAGCTTTGAGGACGTAATAGTCAAACCGCCAGTCAGAAAG ATCGTACATGAAAAGGAGATTCAGGCAGAAGATGACCAAGTGTTTCTGCTAAAACTGCAG TCGCTTCTCGCCAAACAGCCCGCTGTGACAGCAGGGCGACCTGTG GATACCACAAGCAGAGCACCCACCGGTTCCCCCAGGACGAGTAATCGCTCCGCAGCAGTCAACGTAGCAAACACCATGCCACAGTCGG GTCAGACCAGTGAGGGTGTGTTGGCCAACTTCTTTAACAGTCTACTGACAAAGAAGGCGGGGACAGGGGGACCAGGAACGCCAGGTGGTGGTAACAGCACTCCAGGAACCGTACGCAAGTCAG ACATGAACATAACACATG GTTCCAAGCTGGGCCTGAGTGATGTACAGGCGGAACTGGACCGCATATCCAGCCGGGAGACTGACTCGGACTTGCCCAATGCCAACGAGACTCCTGCCACCGACGGCCAGGACACATGA
- the dync1li1 gene encoding cytoplasmic dynein 1 light intermediate chain 1 isoform X2: MATSGRSALLSSTSTGPKSTLENSNPEEDDGQNLWSTILSEVSTHSRSKLPSGKNVLVMGEVGSGKTTLVAKLQGVEEYMKGRGLEYLYFSVHDDDIDDHTRCNAWVLDGDLYHKGLQGVAVPLDSISNTLLLITADMSRPWNALDSLQKWAAVAREHIDKLRVAPEMLRELEHILVKQFQEYTEPGSGEDGTPQRRSEDEESVLLPLGDNTLTHNLGIPVVVVCTKCDAISTLEKEHDYRDEHLDFIQSHIRRFCLQYGASLVYTSVKEMKNLDILYKYLVHRLYGFPFHCPAQVVERDAVFIPSGWDNEKKIAILHENFQTVKTDDSFEDVIVKPPVRKIVHEKEIQAEDDQVFLLKLQSLLAKQPAVTAGRPVDTTSRAPTGSPRTSNRSAAVNVANTMPQSGQTSEGVLANFFNSLLTKKAGTGGPGTPGGGNSTPGTVRKSGSKLGLSDVQAELDRISSRETDSDLPNANETPATDGQDT; this comes from the exons ATGGCGACGTCAGGGAGGAGTGCATTATTATCCTCCACCTCAACTGGACCTAAGAGCACGCTGGAGAACTCCAACCCAGAGGAGGACGATGGACAGAATTTATG GTCCACCATCCTGAGCGAAGTGTCAACCCATTCAAGATCAAAGCTACCGTCTGGGAAAAATGTCCTGGTCATGG GTGAGGTGGGCTCGGGGAAGACCACCTTGGTTGCAAAATTACAGGGGGTCGAAGAGTACATGAAAGGGCGTGGCCTGGAATATCTCTACTTCAGTGTCCATGATGACGACATTGATG accACACTAGGTGCAATGCCTGGGTGTTAGACGGAGACCTTTACCACAAAGGTCTGCAGGGAGTAGCTGTACCACTGGACTCGATCAGTAACACATTGCTGCTGATAACAGCTGACATGTCGCGGCCATGGAACGCCCTGGACTCTCTCCAGAAGTGGGCTGCCGTCGCTAGGGAACACATCGACAAACTCCGAGTTGCCCCAGAAATGCTGCGGGAGCTGGAGCACATAC ttgtaaAACAGTTCCAGGAGTACACAGAGCCAGGCAGTGGGGAGGATGGCACCCCGCAGAGGAGGAGTGAAGATGAGGAGAGCGTGCTGCTGCCGTTAGGAgacaacacactcacacacaacctGGGCATACCAGTGGTCGTGGTCTGCACCAAG TGTGACGCCATCAGCACATTGGAGAAGGAGCACGACTACAGAGACGAACACTTGGACTTCATCCAGTCCCACATCAGGCGTTTCTGTCTGCAGT ACGGCGCGTCTCTGGTTTACACGTCAGTGAAGGAGATGAAGAACTTGGACATCCTCTACAAATATCTGGTCCACAGACTCTACGGCTTTCCCTTCCACTGCCCCGCACAAGTAGTGGAAAGAGACGCTGTCTTCAT TCCATCAGGTTGGGACAATGAGAAAAAGATTGCCATACTTCACGAGAATTTCCAGACAGTAAAAACAGACGACAGCTTTGAGGACGTAATAGTCAAACCGCCAGTCAGAAAG ATCGTACATGAAAAGGAGATTCAGGCAGAAGATGACCAAGTGTTTCTGCTAAAACTGCAG TCGCTTCTCGCCAAACAGCCCGCTGTGACAGCAGGGCGACCTGTG GATACCACAAGCAGAGCACCCACCGGTTCCCCCAGGACGAGTAATCGCTCCGCAGCAGTCAACGTAGCAAACACCATGCCACAGTCGG GTCAGACCAGTGAGGGTGTGTTGGCCAACTTCTTTAACAGTCTACTGACAAAGAAGGCGGGGACAGGGGGACCAGGAACGCCAGGTGGTGGTAACAGCACTCCAGGAACCGTACGCAAGTCAG GTTCCAAGCTGGGCCTGAGTGATGTACAGGCGGAACTGGACCGCATATCCAGCCGGGAGACTGACTCGGACTTGCCCAATGCCAACGAGACTCCTGCCACCGACGGCCAGGACACATGA
- the LOC120786289 gene encoding catenin beta-1-like, which yields MATQSDLMELDMAMGDSKAAVSQWQQQSYLDSGIQSGVTTTAPSLSGKGNPDADDEDPTLYDWEFNQPFTPETTDIEGYAMTRAQRVRAAMFPETLEEGIQIPPTQLDAAHPTAVQRLAEPSQMLKHAVVNLINYQDDAELATRAIPELTKLLNDEDQVVVNKAAVMVHQLSKKEASRHALMRSPQMVSAVVRAMQNTGDVETARCSAGTLHNLSHHREGLLAIFKSGGIPALVKMLGSPVDSVLFYAITTLHNLLLHQEGAKMAVRLAGGLQKMVALLSNTNVKFLAITTDCLQILAYGNQESKLIILASGGPQALVNIMRTFTYEKLLWTTSRVLKVLSVCSSNKPAIVEAGGMQALGLHLTDPSQRLVQNCLWTLRNLSDAATKQEGMEGLLGTLVQLLGSDDINVVTCAAGILSNLTCNNYSNKLMVCQVGGIEALVRTVLRAGDREDITEPAVCALRHLTSRHQDAEMAQNAVRLHYGLPVVVKLLHPPSHWPLIKATVGLIRNLALCPANHSALREQGAIPRLVQLLVRAHQDTQRRTSMGGNQQQFVEGVRMEEIVEGCTGALHILARDVHNRIVIRGLNTIPLFVQLLYSPVENIQRVAAGVLCELAQDKEAAEAIEAEGATAPLTELLHSRNEGVATYAAAVLFRMSEDKPQDYKKRLSVELTSSLFRTEPMAWNETGDLGLDMGAQGDPLAYRQDDGAYRAYPAAYGQDTLLDPMMEGADYHADTLPDLGHHTDPLPDLGHTQDLMDSNQLAWFDTDL from the exons ATGGCTACCCAGT ctgATTTGATGGAGTTGGACATGGCAATGGGAGACAGTAAGGCTGCTGTGAgccagtggcagcagcagtccTACCTGGATTCAGGCATCCAGTCTGGAGTCACAACCACTGCACCATCTCTGAGTGGCAAGGGGAACCCtgatgctgatgatgaagaTCCAACTCTCTACGACTGGGAGTTCAACCAGCCGTTCACTCCTGAGACCACAG acattgAGGGTTATGCCATGACCCGTGCCCAGCGTGTACGTGCTGCAATGTTCCCTGAGACTCTGGAGGAGGGCATCCAGATCCCACCCACCCAGCTGGATGCTGCCCACCCAACAGCAGTGCAGCGCCTGGCAGAGCCCTCTCAGATGCTGAAGCATGCTGTCGTCAACCTCATTAACTATCAAGATGATGCTGAGCTGGCCACTCGTGCCATCCCTGAGCTTACCAAACTGCTCAACGATGAGGACCAG GTTGTTGTGAATAAAGCCGCTGTAATGGTCCATCAGTTGTCAAAGAAGGAGGCATCGCGCCATGCCCTGATGCGTTCACCACAGATGGTTTCGGCAGTTGTTCGTGCCATGCAGAACACTGGTGATGTGGAGACAGCACGCTGCTCTGCTGGTACCTTGCACAACCTTTCTCACCATCGTGAGGGGCTCCTTGCAATTTTCAAATCTGGAGGCATCCCTGCCCTGGTCAAGATGCTAGG CTCACCAGTGGATAGTGTGTTGTTCTATGCCATCACCACGCTCCACAACCTGTTGTTGCATCAGGAAGGGGCCAAGATGGCGGTTCGCCTGGCTGGAGGACTTCAGAAGATGGTGGCTCTGTTGTCTAACACCAACGTCAAGTTCCTGGCAATCACTACTGATTGCCTGCAGATCCTGGCATATGGCAACCAGGAAAGCAAG CTGATCATTCTGGCCAGTGGTGGTCCCCAAGCCCTGGTCAACATCATGAGGACATTCACATATGAGAAACTGCTGTGGACCACAAGCCGAGTGCTCAAGGTGCTCTCTGTTTGCTCAAGCAACAAGCCTGCCATCGTAGAGGCTG gTGGCATGCAGGCCTTGGGGCTTCACCTGACAGACCCCAGCCAGCGTCTGGTCCAGAACTGCCTCTGGACTCTTAGGAATCTTTCAGATGCTGCCACTAAACAG GAGGGAATGGAGGGTCTCCTGGGGACCCTGGTCCAGCTACTGGGAAGTGATGACATCAATGTAGTGACATGTGCTGCCGGCATCCTCTCCAACCTGACCTGCAACAACTATAGTAACAAACTCATGGTCTGCCAG GTCGGAGGCATTGAGGCTCTGGTGCGAACAGTGCTTCGGGCTGGCGACAGAGAGGACATCACAGAGCCAGCAGTCTGTGCGCTTCGTCACCTGACCTCCCGCCACCAGGATGCTGAGATGGCCCAGAATGCTGTGCGCCTTCATTACGGCCTGCCTGTGGTGGTCAAACTACTGCACCCTCCGTCCCACTGGCCACTAATCAAG GCCACAGTCGGTCTGATCCGGAACCTGGCTCTTTGCCCAGCCAACCACAGCGCTCTGCGGGAGCAGGGAGCCATCCCCCGCCTGGTCCAACTGCTTGTCAGGGCTCACCAGGACACCCAGAGGCGCACCAGCATGGGAGGCAACCAGCAGCAGTTTGTG gaGGGTGTGCGTATGGAGGAAATAGTGGAAGGCTGCACAGGAGCTCTGCACATCCTGGCCCGGGATGTCCACAACAGAATTGTCATCAGAGGGCTCAACACCATTCCACTCTTTGTCCAG TTACTGTATTCTCCAGTGGAGAATATCCAGCGTGTGGCAGCAGGTGTGCTGTGTGAACTGGCACAGGACAAGGAAGCTGCTGAGGCAATCGAAGCTGAAGGAGCCACTGCACCGCTCACTGAGCTGCTGCACTCCCGCAATGAAGGTGTTG CAACCTATGCTGCAGCTGTCCTGTTCCGCATGTCTGAGGACAAGCCCCAGGACTACAAGAAACGTCTGTCGGTGGAGCTGACCAGCTCTTTGTTCAGAACTGAACCTATGGCCTGGAAtgag ACTGGAGACCTGGGACTGGATATGGGCGCTCAGGGTGACCCTCTGGCGTACAGGCAGGATG ATGGAGCCTACCGGGCCTACCCAGCAGCTTATGGCCAGGACACCCTGTTGGACCCCATGATGGAAGGTGCTGACTACCATGCTGACACTCTGCCCGACCTGGGCCACCACACTGACCCACTGCCAGACCTCGGCCACACCCAGGACCTGATGGACAGCAACCAGCTGGCCTGGTTTGACACTGACCTGTAG
- the LOC120786854 gene encoding forkhead box protein Q1-like: protein MHNRTEGFGGQLHQRGLFRKGTTYLAKIAVVLQDAPGKMLTFTRLMDRLAPLILEDRKSVENNIRVCLSTHTCFVKIPVIPDSRDSKRNYWKLDSSQITAKMVRRHFKGILQLFPELASKVETENMSRPSEHCSAPRSPEPASCKAVQIRCELKFSSPFSIESLLKRESPSARPPAASLPSRVPVRAEQQPLPTHRQVGTKRSFSWDSEEPLLLQASPGSFPIRSIGGSALHGLTANGAAEPTEEMHVSTEPSFPIYTRAAPYFTSPHSGYITYPVPAFTRDVLRFWL, encoded by the exons ATGCACAACAGGACCGAGGGGTTTGGAGGTCAGCTACATCAGCGAGGTCTGTTCAGGAAGGGCACCACCTACCTGGCCAAGATCGCTGTCGTCCTCCAAGACGCTCCAGGCAAGATGCTCACTTTTACTCGG TTGATGGACAGACTGGCACCACTAATCCTGGAAGACAGAAAATCTGTTGAGAACAACATCAGAGTCTGTTTATCAACCCACACGTGTTTTGTCAAG attCCAGTGATCCCAGATTCACGGGACAGTAAGAGGAACTACTGGAAACTGGACTCCAGTCAGATCACAGCAAAGATGGTGCGTCGTCACTTCAAAGGAATCCTGCAGCTCTTCCCTGAGTTGGCCTCCAAAGTGGAAACGGAGAACATGAGCAGACCATCAGAGCACTGCTCAGCTCCCCGCTCTCCTGAGCCTGCGTCCTGCAAAGCTGTTCAGATCCGATGTGAGCTGAAGTTCAGCAGTCCTTTCTCCATCGAATCCCTCCTGAAGAGAGAAAGTCCCTCAGCTCGGCCCCCCGCAGCTTCTCTTCCGTCCAGAGTGCCGGTCAGAGCGGAGCAGCAGCCTTtgcccacacacagacaagtcGGGACAAAGAGGAGCTTCAGCTGGGACTCTGAGGAGCCTCTCCTCCTTCAGGCTTCTCCTGGAAGTTTCCCCATCCGTTCAATAGGGGGCAGCGCACTCCATGGACTCACTGCTAATGGCGCTGCTGAGCCCACCGAGGAGATGCATGTGAGCACAGAGCCTTCATTCCCCATCTACACAAGAGCTGCTCCTTATTTCACCAGCCCACATAGCGGTTACATCACTTACCCTGTACCAGCATTTACCCGTGATGTTCTCCGTTTCTGGCTGTGA